A single window of Colletotrichum destructivum chromosome 9, complete sequence DNA harbors:
- a CDS encoding Putative O-methyltransferase domain, S-adenosyl-L-methionine-dependent methyltransferase superfamily — MPLSGPNTANSLNGGSTRGSEYLCTVENVTADAFASDKDRAKALQATYEAIARLESPWETFIRIQANMAQQSAVTLGFKIIKDVGLMPKWHEKGNIPMTSAQLAELVGNCDPQLLRKFCLILLAIKTIHERFLTAQDRFLRLLASNGFLEQTPDEKFKPNRFCIELANPDFNMLTDFHYLICENAYRLMPEYLAERGYKNPTDPHDTVVRKSTGHNGDLWSYMKQNPKIGESFNIVQKLSTAMEPAWTDIYPPQNLVHESDPKLPLFVDVGGGIGQDLLKLYNMYPEEASRLYLEDLGEVIADADAKSIIPDAVNRLEYNFFTPQPVKGKVPNTEPAEQGVDCVTDARAYYLRHIIHDWPDESAREILHMQKSAMKPGYSKLLIYDHVLDDQKCPSSAAAYDIAMMVHLCGQERTEKQWLALFDSVGLRVTKLWKKPPSTSNVIELEVPLS, encoded by the exons ATGCCACTCTCTGGACCAAACACAGCTAATAGCTTGAACGGTGGATCTACTCGTGGCTCCGAGTACTTGTGCACCGTGGAAAATGTCACCGCAGATGCTTTTGCTAGTGACAAAGACCGAGCGAAGGCACTTCAAGCAACGTATGAAGCCATCGCCAGGTTGGAGTCACCTTGGGAGACCTTCATCAGAATCCAGGCAAACATGGCAC AGCAGTCTGCTGTTACACTCGGGTTCAAGATCATCAAAGATGTGGGTTTGATGCCCAAGTGGCACGAGAAAGGCAACATCCCTATGACAAGCgcgcagctcgccgagctggtcgGAAACTGTGATCCTCAGCTTCTCCGTAAGTTTTGCCTTATCCTATTGGCCATAAAAACCATCCATGAGAGATTTCTTACTGCCCAAGATCGATTTCTCCGGCTTCTGGCCTCGAACGGCTTTCTCGAACAGACCCCAGACGAGAAGTTCAAACCGAACCGGTTCTGTATTGAACTCGCAAATCCGGATTTCAACATGCTCACCGACTTCCA TTATTTAATTTGCGAAAATGCATATCGTCTCATGCCTGAATACCTAGCCGAGAGAGGCTACAAGAATCCCACTGATCCACACGACACCGTGGTAAGAAAATCCACCGGCCATAATGGAGACCTTTGGTCGTATATGAAGCAAAATCCAAAGATTGGGGAGTCGTTCAACATTGTCCAAAAGCTCTCGACAGCCATGGAGCCAGCCTGGACAGACATCTATCCTCCCCAAAATTTGGTACACGAATCTGACCCCAAACTTCCGCTCTTTGTCGACGTAGGCGGTGGCATTGGTCAGGACCTTTTAAAGCTTTACAATATGTATCCTGAAGAAGCCTCGAGGCTATACCTCGAAGATCTTGGAGAAGTCATTGCTGATGCAGACGCAAAGTCGATCATTCCCGATGCCGTCAACAGGCTGGAATACAACTTCTTCACGCCACAGCCAGTAAAGGGTAAAGTTCCAAACACAGAGCCAGCTGAGCAGGGTGTTGACTGTGTAACAGATGCACGTGCATATTATCTACGTCACATCATTCACGACTGGCCGGATGAATCAGCTCGAGAAATCTTGCACATGCAGAAGAGTGCAATGAAGCCTGGTTACAGCAAACTGCTCATCTATGATCATGTTCTCGACGACCAAAAATGTCCCTCGAGCGCTGCTGCGTACGATATTGCAATGATGGTACATTTGTGTGGACAGGAGCGCACAGAGAAACAATGGCTGGCGTTGTTCGACTCTGTGGGACTCAGGGTAACCAAGCTCTGGAAAAAGCCGCCAAGCACTTCCAACGTAATCGAACTTGAAGTCCCGCTATCTTAG
- a CDS encoding Putative alpha/Beta hydrolase — protein MIVQKTWPQYIAVRVLIVMMRDLGLLGFTYFYAIFALGGVKAIAHPVSIFIEVIAAIEILFYLFFFLPYRWYLQTYKPYRPPPMSRSQRARLFYKALSLVPDGEDFVRKWMLNAHMEDIRRDNLKDWLLWALFEQDNMTNRPTKEINAELDQYIDDAEEKFGIKLRSGRGKAEALRLSFDPVIIQHRSLFYYMVIGIFDNLMALYLLTQGYRYYKQPFSTFFKVFPVRLVNLLPFTHSAANGMSYWYRPHKSTSKRPIVFIHGLGVGLIPYMFWLHTIPKDVGILAVEMLPISSRVTTYPLAPTPELCEMIVKCVAQQRASQPAPGSGERGTWDDFVLIGNSYGTLLMGQLLQRADFAPRVAATILIDPVSLLLHLPDVAFNFTRREPTPSIRGRTGHGNEWEIWWASATDAGTAYTLARRLCWRESLMWREMLTPSLRNVEAGYYASGSPEETAVFGNGVQVGMRSTVILGGEDCVTAPKSVASYVYSGDVRWSPDDIEIWKRYEWTGKQELELMFLDGKDHGQGIMVPFPHKPIQNVIETYCRRDDGFEPFGDKFIGGPESIYGMPQQTQEVVELKNM, from the exons ATGATCGTCCAGAAGACATGGCCGCAATATATCGCGGTACGTGTTCTCATCGTCATGATGAGAGACCTTGGTCTACTGGGTTTCACATACTTCTACGCTATATTCGCCCTTGGGggcgtcaaggccatcgcgCACCCAGTCTCCATTTTCATCGAGGTTATTGCCGCCATCGAGATCCTATTCtatctcttcttcttcctcccgtATAGATGGTATCTCCAGACGTACAAACCATATCGGCCTCCCCCCATGAGCCGGTCACAGCGGGCTCGTCTCTTCTACAAGGCGTTGAGTCTTGTGCCAGATGGAGAAGATTTCGTACGGAAATGGATGCTCAATGCTCACATGGAGGATATTCGTCGAGACAACCTGAAAGACTGGCTGCTTTGGGCGCTATTCGAACAGGACAACATGACCAACCGACCCACAAAAGAGATCAATGCCGAACTCGACCAATACATCGACGATGCGGAAGAGAAGTTTGGGATCAAGTTGCGTTCGGGTAGGGGCAAAGCTGAGGCATTGAGGCTTTCCTTCGACCCTGTGATAATTCAACATCGTAGCTTGTTCTACTACATG GTGATTGGAATCTTTGATAACCTGATGGCATTATATCTCCTTACGCAAGGATACCGTTATTACAAACAGCCGTTTTCGACGTTCTTCAAAGTCTTCCCCGTTCGACTCGTCAACCTTTTGCCATTCACCCACTCCGCTGCCAATGGGATGTCGTACTGGTACCGCCCACATAAGTCTACATCAAAACGTCCGATCGTCTTCATCCACGGACTAGGCGTTGGTTTAATTCCCTACATGTTCTGGCTTCACACCATACCAAAGGATGTCGggatcctcgccgtcgaaaTGTTGCCGATATCATCACGCGTTACGACATACCCACTCGCTCCAACGCCCGAGCTCTGTGAGATGATAGTAAAATGCGTTGCGCAACAACGAGCTTCTCAGCCTGCCCCTGGTtcgggagagagaggaacgTGGGACGACTTTGTTCTCATCGGCAACAGTTACGGAACGTTGTTGATGGGGCAGCTATTACAAAGAGCGGACTTCGCGCCACGGGTTGCCGCGACTATCCTGATAGATCCGGTCTCTCTGTTGCTGCACCTCCCTGATGTGGCTTTTAACTTTACTCGCAGGGAGCCAACGCCCTCTATACGCGGACGAACAGGACACGGCAACGAGTGGGAGATCTGGTGGGCGAGCGCAACAGATGCCGGGACTGCATACACACTCGCACGGAGACTCTGCTGGCGAGAGTCTCTGATGTGGCGTGAGATGCTGACCCCAAGCTTGCGGAATGTCGAGGCAGGCTACTATGCCTCCGGCTCTCCAGAAGAAACCGCCGTTTTCGGCAACGGCGTGCAAGTGGGAATGCGCAGCACCGTGATACTGGGAGGGGAGGATTGCGTCACTGCTCCCAAGTCGGTGGCTAGCTATGTGTACTCCGGAGATGTAAGATGGTCGCCGGATGACATTGAAATCTGGAAACGATATGAATGGACCGGGAAACAGGAGTTGGAGCTTATGTTTCTTGATGGAAAGGACCACGGGCAGGGCATCATGGTTCCATTTCCTCACAAGCCCATCCAGAACGTCATCGAGACGTACTGTCGACGAGACGACGGATTCGAGCCGTTTGGCGACAAGTTCATTGGCGGGCCCGAGAGCATCTACGGCATGCCACAACAGACGCAAGAGGTTGTAGAGTTGAAAAACATGTGA